AATTGCTTTTTACTTAAAATATCAACCTCCATCCCCGCCCGGATCGTAATCCTGCTGCTCCTTTTTTCGTCTTGCAAAAAGACTGAAATTAAAAATAATGGGCTGATTTTCTGGTGTGCCACCAATAACACTGAAATACAATTTGCGACCCAATTTACCGAACAATGGAACCAAAACCACCCGGAACTTCCCGTCCGAACGCAACCTGTTCCCGAAGGCCAATCCAGCGAAGAAGTGATCCTGGCAGCCGTGGTGGGGAAAACGACTCCTGACATTTATGCCAATATGTGGCAGGGAAGCGTGGAAATGTATGCCAACGCAGGAGTGTTGATTCCATTGGATACCCTGGACGGATTTACAGACTTTATCAGAGAACGGTGCGGGCAGGAAACGCTGGAAGAAATTACCTCATCAGACGGACACATTTACCAGGTTCCCTGGAAAATAAATCCGATCATGACGATTTATAATAAAACTTTGCCTGATAAATTAGGCACCTCCCAATTACCCGACACTTATTCGGCCTATCTTCAAGCGGGAGCCCGGGTCAAAAAAGATGTGGATCAGGATGGCTATACGGATCAGTGGATCGGGTATACGGAGGTCAAAGCGATATGGTATCAGCGGTTTTTTAATTTTTACCCTTTATATCTCGCAGCCTCAAATGGAGGGGCTTTGGTGAGGAATAATAAAGCTGCTTTTAATAATGAATACGCTATAGGGGTATTTCGTTTTTTGCAGGAATTGTACAACAAAGAATATTTTTCAAGAGAAAGATTATCTGCTGGTCAAGATCAGTTTATTTCCGAGAATATATTGACAAAATGGACCGGACCCTGGGAAATCTCCTACCTTGAAAAATTCAAGAAAAGAACAGATTTTGATTTTGATTTTTATCCTATGCAGGTTCCGGACGATCATACCGGACCGATTTACACCTATGCAGATCCCAAAAATATAGTTGTATTCAATACTTGTCAGCAACCCGAAGCGGCCTGGCAATTCATAAAAACCCTTATAAACAGGGAAGGCGACAAAACATTCCTGGAAATATCCGGGCAGTTGCCCCGGAGGAAAAACCTGGAGCGCGATACGCTTTTTTCAGCCTATTTCGCTCAAAATCCAAAGGCCCTGACTTTTGCTGTTCAAGCCAATCATGTCAAAGGAGTGGACAATTGTGAAGTTATTGTGGAAGTTTTTGACATCATCTCCCAGGAATATGAAGCTTGTGTCATTTACAATAAAAAAACACCGGAAAAGGCCATTGAAGATGCTGCCAGAGCGGTAAATGTTCTGTTGGGAAATAATATTTTATGAATAAATTAGCCATCATAGGAGCAGGTAATTTTTCAACTTTTGCTTTACCGCAAATGATGAAAAACAAGAACGTCCAATTCGTTGGCATTTTAGACACTGATGTGTTGAAAGCCAGGCAGTTCCAATCGAAATTCGGGGGAATTGTTTTTGATGACCTTGATCAGTTAATTGCCAATACTGACATAAATTTAGTATACATTGCTACCCCACCCTGGCACCATTTCATTTCCGCGAAGCAATGTTTACTGGCCGGAAAAAATGTTATTTGTGAGAAACCGGCAGCATTGAAAACAGAGGAAGTAGAACAATTGATACAAATTGCCCGGGAAAATAAAAGCTTGTACGTGGTAAACCTCATGCAGCGCTACAATCCCATTTATCAAATAGTGCAGACAATTATTAATCAAAATATTTTCGGTACTTTTTTACACGGCTTTTTTGAAAATTATGCCACAGATGAGTTTTCCGGACCCGCACATTGGTTTTGGGAAGAAAGCAAAAGCGGAGGTATTTTCATCGAACATGCCGTGCATTTTTTTGATATGTTCGAAGGATGGTTTGGCCAGGGCACTCTTTTAACATCTCTGGAAATAAAAAGGAAAAACTCCCCCATCGAACATTTGGCTGCCGACAGGGTCCAGGCGGTGGTTCAATACGGCCAGGGGGTGGTGAATTTTTATCATGCATTCGATCAGCCCAAAAGAATGGACCGACAGGAAATTCGATTGGTTTTTGAAAAAGGAAGTCTCAGTTTATACGAATGGGTTCCTACAAAATTTAAGATAGAGGCTTTGGTTACAAAAAAAGATTTAGCAACCTTAAAATCGCTGGCTTCTCCCCTTGACATTAACATTCTTGAAGAGTATGAAGGTGATCAAAAAATATCCAGGGGCAGGTTTAAAACTATCGAATCAGATTATAAAGTGGAATTAACCTATAATGGGGCTTCAAAAACAACCATTTACCAAAGTTTGATTGCTTCTATGATTGATGATCAGCTTAAATGGATCAAGGACAAAACTCATGACAGGGTTATTACGGAACAAAATGCCTTGAATTCACTGCAAATTGCGGTTGAGGCCCACGAAAAGGCTAAAAGTATAATATTATGACCGTAAGCCCATTATTATTGCCCACAACAGGATATCAATAAGTATGAAAAAAAATAAATGGTTACCGTATTTATTCGTAATGCCTTATCTGTTACACTTTTTGGTGTTTGTGGCATTTCCTGTTATCTTTTCATTGTTTTTAACCTTCCACAAATGGAACATCATTTCCCCGGTTGAATACACCGGGTTGGCCAATTATTCGAGAATGTTTCACGACCGTATGTTCTGGAAAGCCATTGTAAACACCCTGAAATTTTTGATCATTCACATTCCGTTACAATTGGTCTTTTCGCTGGCCCTGGCCGAGTTTTTAAACCAGAAGATAAAACTAAAAGGATTTTACCGGGCCGCCTTTTTTCTGCCGGTCATTGTTTCCGGAGTGGTAGTCACGATCCTTTGGCAACAACTTTTTGGCTTTGACACCGGCTTGATCAACAGGTTGCTGGTCGATTTGGGGTTTCATAAAGTTGGCTGGCTCATTGACCCGAACATCGCCATGGGTTCCATTGCCATTATGGCCACCTGGAAAAATGTCGGGCTCTACGTTATCTTATTTCTGGCAGGGCTACAAACTGTTCCCCGTGCTTATTATGAAGCGGCGGAAATCGAAGGGGCTACTCATTGGCAGCAATTCAGAAGCATTACCTTGCCGTTGATCAATCCCACTATTTTTATGGTCGTCATTTTGTCCACCATCGGCGGTTTTTCTCTTTTCATCGAGCCGTATATTATGACCGGAGGTGGCCCGCTGAACAGCACCCTGTCTTCCGTATTGTATATTTACAAACAGGCCTTCCAATATTATCACATGGGTTACTCGGCCACCCTTGGCTTTTTCTTTGCCCTGCTGATTTTATCGGTTGTCATTATCCAGAAAAGGTACATAGAAACGAAAGATTGATATGAAAAAAATATTCCTATACCTATGTTTAAGTATCGCGGCCATCACCTTTTTGTATCCGTTTTACTGGATGATCGTGGCGTCGCTTTCTCCGGAATCCGAGATAGGAGGATTAACCTTTTTGCCTTCTTCCTTTACCTTTGACAGTTACATTCAAATGTTCGCCAAAATACCTATTGGCAGGGCGCTCGCCAATAGTATTTTCGTGGCAACGATGACAACAGGGGGCGTCATATTTTTTAGTTCAATGGTTGGGTATGCTTTGTCCCGAATGGAATTTAAAGGCAAAAACCTCATTTTTTACGTCATCATTTTTACGATGACGCTGCCCTTTCAAATTACCCTGATCCCGAATTATATCACCATGGTCAAACTCAACCTGGTGGATACTTACGCAGCCCTCATCATTCCCTTCCTGCTCAATTCTTTTGCCATTCTTCTGTTTCGGCAGGCTTTTATGTCCATTCCGCAGGCCCTGATTGATGCTGCCCGGGTAGATGGCTGTTCTGAATTTAGGATAGTGTACCAGGTCTTGTTCCCCAATATTATTCCAACGGTCGTGATTGTGGGTATTTTGACTTTTATGAGTTCCTGGAATGAGGTATTGTGGGCTCTAATCGTGATAAGAGAAGAGAATTTGATGACGCTTCCTCAAATGGTTACCTTATTTTCCGTAGGGGGCAGGGCAGAAAGTCAACTCGGCGTAAAACTGGCTTCCGCCGTATTTCTGGCTTTACCGATCATGATAGCATATTCCTTTTTCCAGAAATACTTCATACAGAGTATGGCCAGCTCGGGGTTGAAAGATTAATGCCGAAAAAACGCAGTTGAAATTGATACTCAAACTCTTAAAATTTAAAGCATGCAAATAAATCGATCCGATATCCGAATCAAGGCTGATGTAAAAAAGGTGATTGTAAACTATTTGGATTT
This sequence is a window from Lewinellaceae bacterium. Protein-coding genes within it:
- a CDS encoding extracellular solute-binding protein, which translates into the protein MNCFLLKISTSIPARIVILLLLFSSCKKTEIKNNGLIFWCATNNTEIQFATQFTEQWNQNHPELPVRTQPVPEGQSSEEVILAAVVGKTTPDIYANMWQGSVEMYANAGVLIPLDTLDGFTDFIRERCGQETLEEITSSDGHIYQVPWKINPIMTIYNKTLPDKLGTSQLPDTYSAYLQAGARVKKDVDQDGYTDQWIGYTEVKAIWYQRFFNFYPLYLAASNGGALVRNNKAAFNNEYAIGVFRFLQELYNKEYFSRERLSAGQDQFISENILTKWTGPWEISYLEKFKKRTDFDFDFYPMQVPDDHTGPIYTYADPKNIVVFNTCQQPEAAWQFIKTLINREGDKTFLEISGQLPRRKNLERDTLFSAYFAQNPKALTFAVQANHVKGVDNCEVIVEVFDIISQEYEACVIYNKKTPEKAIEDAARAVNVLLGNNIL
- a CDS encoding Gfo/Idh/MocA family oxidoreductase, coding for MNKLAIIGAGNFSTFALPQMMKNKNVQFVGILDTDVLKARQFQSKFGGIVFDDLDQLIANTDINLVYIATPPWHHFISAKQCLLAGKNVICEKPAALKTEEVEQLIQIARENKSLYVVNLMQRYNPIYQIVQTIINQNIFGTFLHGFFENYATDEFSGPAHWFWEESKSGGIFIEHAVHFFDMFEGWFGQGTLLTSLEIKRKNSPIEHLAADRVQAVVQYGQGVVNFYHAFDQPKRMDRQEIRLVFEKGSLSLYEWVPTKFKIEALVTKKDLATLKSLASPLDINILEEYEGDQKISRGRFKTIESDYKVELTYNGASKTTIYQSLIASMIDDQLKWIKDKTHDRVITEQNALNSLQIAVEAHEKAKSIIL
- a CDS encoding sugar ABC transporter permease; amino-acid sequence: MKKNKWLPYLFVMPYLLHFLVFVAFPVIFSLFLTFHKWNIISPVEYTGLANYSRMFHDRMFWKAIVNTLKFLIIHIPLQLVFSLALAEFLNQKIKLKGFYRAAFFLPVIVSGVVVTILWQQLFGFDTGLINRLLVDLGFHKVGWLIDPNIAMGSIAIMATWKNVGLYVILFLAGLQTVPRAYYEAAEIEGATHWQQFRSITLPLINPTIFMVVILSTIGGFSLFIEPYIMTGGGPLNSTLSSVLYIYKQAFQYYHMGYSATLGFFFALLILSVVIIQKRYIETKD
- a CDS encoding carbohydrate ABC transporter permease; this encodes MKKIFLYLCLSIAAITFLYPFYWMIVASLSPESEIGGLTFLPSSFTFDSYIQMFAKIPIGRALANSIFVATMTTGGVIFFSSMVGYALSRMEFKGKNLIFYVIIFTMTLPFQITLIPNYITMVKLNLVDTYAALIIPFLLNSFAILLFRQAFMSIPQALIDAARVDGCSEFRIVYQVLFPNIIPTVVIVGILTFMSSWNEVLWALIVIREENLMTLPQMVTLFSVGGRAESQLGVKLASAVFLALPIMIAYSFFQKYFIQSMASSGLKD